The genomic window CCAGTGAGTGAACAAGCTGgcaaaagaaagggagagagtgaTTTGTGACATTTGGCTTGTTTGGAGTctatagttagtgtgtagttagtgtgtagtgtagtcgttgttttcttttgtgtgtgagtTATAATAGTGAATGTCACAGTTACtccaaaaaagccaccaaaggcagattgcagtgtaaacactgtcTCCAGGTGGAAAACAGGAAAAGTGATGCACCTCCTGTTGACCTGCAGGATCGAGGCTGTGTTGTTCTCAACAAAAGTTTGTATGACTTCTTATTTGATGAAAACACCGGATTGTTCTGTAAAttgttttaaatggttatataaaaacgcctgaggccttggatgCATTTTTAGTTAAATGGTTGCATATGACTTTGGTgattgcaaaacttgtgcatattttttttaatttacaatttttatttgcatttcaagttatgtaAGTGATTTGttaaagatgtttgtggtttttacagtaaaaaatataacttttttctacttagattttatgttttttgtctgaatttagatcaattgtACCAATatagtatgtcaaaatgaaaaattgtaaatgtagaTTCAGACAtatgaggttgtgctgaaaagaatgatacaaaacaaggcaacataaacagtttttaaggGTGAAATATAGATgcaaaatcaaaagtagtaaaaaaaaaaaaaagcctattATACTCTGGAATCCAGAGTGTTCATgtcatttaattaatttcacttaaaacaataaaatacaaaattggGCCAATGTGTCTGTATGTCTTTTAAGTATTTCAATCCAAGTCACAACCGACACATTGCTGAATTTTTTAACGTAAGGTTATAAGGATTCTAGTGTATCCTGAAACAGTATTGAAATATTGCTAAATATAGTTGCTACTCATGCCACCATGAATATACTTTAACAAAAAGGTTACTTGTCTTCATTTTTTAGACTGAGTGGCTGTGACCTGTCGGACAGAAGCTGTGAAACACTGTCCTCAGTCGTGAGTTTCAAGTCCTCTAGTCTGAGAGAACTGGACCTGAGTTACAACGACCTGAGGGATTTTGGACTAAAGCACCTCTTTGCTGGGATGAAAAGCCCATACTGCAAACTGGAAAGTTTAAGGTCAGATTAAGCAAAGTTGCGTTTTCATCAATTAAAATCATTTAAGCAATTTCACTTAAAAATTGGGCCCCTgcatgtgtctttttttaagcatttcagTCTAAGTGAAAGTATACTGccatatttctgtgttttttaacataAGGTTTTAAAGATTTCAGCATGTAGTACCTCCTCATTACACCATGAGTATACTTTAACAGAAATTTTACTTGTTGTACTCTTTCAGACTGAGTAGCTGTAACCTGTCAGACAGAAGCTGCAAAACTATGTCCTCAGTCCTGAGCTTCGAGTCATCTAGTCTAAGAGAGCTAGACCTGGGTTACAACAATCTGCAGGATTCCGGAGTGAACCTTCTGTTTGCTGGGATGAAGAGTCCATACTGCAAACTGGAAACGCTAAGGTTGGATCAAGCGAATTCCGGTTTTCATCAATTACTGTCATTTCATcaatttcacttaaaaaaatacacacttaTCTGCCCATTTTTCAAAGTATTTCAGTCCAAGTCACAATAAACTacaacatttctgtgtttttaacataAGGTATAATGGATTTTGGCATATAATAGCTCCTCTTTGCACCATGAGTATACTTTAACAGAAGTTTTACTTATTGTACTTTTTCAGACTGAGCTGCTGTAACGTGTCATACAGAAGCtctgaagctctgtcctcagttctcagctcccagTACTCTAGTTTAAAAGAGCttgacctgagtaacaacaacaagctgcaggattcaggagtgaaacTCCTTTTTGCTAGAATGAAGAGTCCATACCTCAAACTGGAAATGCTAAGGTTAGATCACGCAATGTTGGATTTCCATTACTTGACCTCATTAAATCAGTTTTACTTACAAAAACTAAAAGATTGGACCCCtctgtgtatgtttttttttgtaagtatTTCCGTCCAAGTGACAGTAAACTGccacatttctgtgtttttaacataAGGTATTAATAATTTTAGCATGTAATAGCTCCTCTTTGCATGGCGAGTATACTTTAACAGAAGTTCTACTCATTTTactttttcagactgagtggctgtaacctgTCAGACAGAGGCTGTGAAGTTCTGTCTTCAGTTCTCAGCTCCCGGTCCTCTAGtgtgagagagctggacctgagtaacaacagcCTGTGGGACTCAGGAATTAAGCTTCTATTTGCTGGGATGAAGAGTCCATACTTCAAACTGGAAATACTAAGGTCAGGGGAAATCGAGTTTGGGAGCACGGTCCCCGAAGGGGGGCCGGGCTCCGGTGCACAGACCATACCTGCGCCCATCTCAGGTCTCCAGAGACCCCCAGCGAAGCTCCAGGCGGGGTCCCATGGATGGGGTTGAAGAAGtgaggggtgaggggaggaggggtaaagaggagagggggaggttaaggttagggcccaTCACAGGGGTgggttaggggggttaggggttagggatGTGGAATTGAGTCCGGTCAGGGTTAGGAGGTGGGTTACGGCCCCGTCCTCCCTGGGGAGGACCGAGGTATGCGCGGTCCTTCCCTCCTGGGCCCCTCCCTCCCCGGTCCCAAGAAGACCAATCCCGGTCTTGAAATTGGGGTCGATTAATATTGGTCTGCATACGGGAGCGACCCCTCCTCCCATAGCGGACCTGCTGCCACCCTCCATCAGCCATAATGGAGGGCTGGTgaaaatttcaatatttttttgttatttttgttgtttttttgttttttttgttttttttattttctattaaaaaaataaaacaataaaaaaataaaagtaaaaaattaaattaaactcttacAAACTAAAAATGCCTTCCAAaaggttcaaaaacaaaaatcgtGTGCCGCTGTGGCGACGTTTCGACCGCTATTGGTCTTCTTCAGGCCTGGGCacactaaaaaactaaaaataggtCTGCTGCTAAAAGAGCGACTGTCTCCGTTGAAGGGCAACGACAGAATGAGCCTGGCCTGCCGGCTTACCCCTTAAGTAAGCTCTGGCTCCGCCCCTACGGCTTctgaattttaaacaaaaagaaatcaccACAGTCTAAATGAATTAAACAAAAACGTTTTTAAATCTTACTAACAAATTTTTAATGAACTAAAACCACACCACATGAACTGATATGAACTAAATGGtgtttatataaaataaatttactatttacagaaaaactttttaaactaaattatttatttatgtatttatttatgacaagtatttatttatttatatatttattaccaAGTATTTATTCAAACTGTGTATATTGTTCCAACTTGTAAATTAAAACTTACAGAACTTATATATTAATAGttaaaatatttacagtaaaatgtacaaaaataaaataattgggGGCAGGGGAAGGGGATGGGACTAGGGTTAGGAATAGGAATAGGGAAGGGAATTAGGACAAGGGTTGGGACGATGGGTTGGGTTTAGGGGAAATAAAGTTTGGGAGCTCGGTCCCCAAGGGGGGCCGGGCTCCGGTGCACAGACCATACCTGCACTCATCTCAGGTGTCCAGGACCCGCCCAGCATAACTCAGGggagttttaaaatgaagtccCCTGGATGGGGTTAGAGAGGTGAGGGGAGAAGGGAGAAGGGATAAAGGAGGATGATGGGAGGTTGGGATTAGGGTCCCAAACAGGTCCATCACAGGGTCCCCtgaggttaggtttagggccaATGTGAAGGGTGGGGGGATAATGTACTCCTCATGTCCAATTAGGGATTAGAGCGGTTAGGTTTAGGGCCAGGATTGGGTTAGGATTGGGAAGAAAATCCCTTCTCCGAAAGGAAAAGGAGCGTGCACGGTCCATCCCTCCCTGCGGTCCTCCGTACCCGTCCCAGAAGACTTGGCGGTCACGTTGGCGCCGGCGGCCATAGCGCACCACCGTCCAGCCGTCTTCCATGGCGTCCAATatttttcttgttcttcttgtttgtcaaaaaataaaatttgttcTCCCaaaaaaatgtgttctttttaatatcaacaaaaaacactttccaaaatgtggaaaggaaaaagtcacgtaaaaataataaagaacaaAGGAAGGTGTGccaaaaaaaactgtttattcaaaaataaacacaaaaaacacaacgtTTCAACCGTGTACGGTCTTCCTCAGGTGTGGCACACAGAAAACTGTAAGCTAGGGTTAGCTGGCAACAGTTGGACTGGCAGAGATGTGCTCCCATCGAGTGCCGAGCGGAAAATGAGCTCCTGTGCGAGCTCCGCCTTTTATACTCTCCCCTCGGCTGTGTAAAATCCCATTCGTCTTTTTTAAGTTTCGTTCGGTAAAAATGAATTTggtctttatttttaatctgcATTACATTTTAACTATTTTTTAGCCAAAAATAATATATTTGCACTCTATGAAATTACCTTTAATCAATTTTAAAgccaaattaatttttaataactgtttttatacccaatgtgtttttaatccatttttaactgtaaataGTCTTGCAAACCCTATGAATTGTGCTAATAAATTTATGAGCCCTGTTTTTTAGAATTTTTAAGCCAATTTTTCAAATTTTTACTAATTTAATTCCCCATTACTAATTGATACATATGCAACCCTcatattaaatacaaaaaatcaaAAGGGTTGGGTTTAGGATTAGGGTTAAAAATGAACTTAGGGTCAAAGGGTGGGGACAaagtggttagggttagggctaaCCTACAGGGCTGGGGTTAGGTTCAGGATAAGACAAAGGACTGGGGTTAGACTGACATAGGGCTGACATtgaggttaggtttagggatggGACTCGGGTTGGGGCCAGGGTAGTGTGAAAcattgggggaaaaaaggttGGGGTCAAAATCAATATGGGTTCGGGGTTGGGGTTAAGGAGGTTAAGGTTAGGGTGGGATTAAGGGTTGGAAATAAACCAAAACCTTCTCCAATCAAAGCCTAATTCCATTTTACGTTAAGACCCAAGGGTTCTTTAGTTCCCAATGTGTAAATCCAAtatctctccctcttttttcGTTCCCAATCTGTCCAATCCATGCCTTGTTGTAGTCCAGCCATTCTCAGCGAATCCCAGCCATGTTTAAGAAAATGTTCAACTAAAGGTGTATCAGGTTCCTTCGTTTTCCTGATCTTATACACATGTTGGTACAATCTACTGTACAGATCATTTCCAGTTTCGCCCACGTACTTCTTTCCACACTTTGaacaaaaaataacataaacacagttcTTGGTTTGTGGGCTGAAACTTTGTGTGACCGAAATAATAGTCTTGTCCTTAGCGTTCCTAACAAACTCAAGCTTTACAAACAGGGCCTCCAAAGACCTCGGTTTGCTCGATTCGAGCCGTGGAAGTCTTGCCCGTACAAGCAGGTCAGCCAAGTTTTTGTTCCTCCGAAAGGCCGAAatgagggttagggttagggttagggtagggttagggttagggttaggggttagggttaggggttagggttagggtagggttaggggggttagggggttagggttagggggggttagggggttaggggttagggttaggggttaggggttagggttaggggttagggttagggttagggttagggttagggtagggttagggggttagggttaggggttagggttagggttagggttagggttagggttagggttagggggggggttagggttaggggttagggttagggttagggttagggttaggggttagggttagggggttaggggggttaggggttagggttaggggttagggttaggggtagggtagggttagggttagggttagggttagggttagggttagggttagggttaggggggttaggggttagggttagggttagggttagggttagggttagggttagggggttaggggttagggtagggttagggtagggttagggttagggttaggggttagggttagggttagggttagggttagggttagggttagggttagggtagggttagggttagggttagggttagggttagggttagggttagggttagggttagggttagggttaggggttaggggttaggggttagggtagggttagggttagggttagggttagggttagggggttagggttagggttagggttagggttagggggttagggttagggttagggttaggggttagggttagggttagggtaggggttagggttagggttagggttagggttaggggttagggttaggggttaggggttagggggtagggttagggttagggggttagggtagggggttagggttagggggttagggttagggttagggttagggttagggttaggggttaggggttagggttaggggttagggttagggttagggttaggggttagggttagggttagggggttagggggttagggttagggttagggttagggggttagggttagggttagggttagggggttagggttaggggttagggttagggttagggttagggttagggttagggttagggttagggttagggtgggttagggttagggttagggttagggttaggggttagggttagggggttagggttagggttagggttaggggttagggttagggggttagggttagggttagggttagggttagggttagggttagggttagggttaggggggggttagggttaggggttagggttagggggggttaggggttagggttagggttagggggggggggttagggttagggttagggttagggggggttagggttagggttagggttagggttaggggttagggggggggggggttagggttagggttaggggttagggttaggggggggtaggggttagggttaggggttagggttaggggggggttagggttagggttaggggttagggttagggttaggggtaggg from Oreochromis niloticus isolate F11D_XX unplaced genomic scaffold, O_niloticus_UMD_NMBU tig00001761_pilon, whole genome shotgun sequence includes these protein-coding regions:
- the LOC109200231 gene encoding ribonuclease inhibitor-like is translated as MKSPYCKLEILRLSGCDLSDRSCETLSSVVSFKSSSLRELDLSYNDLRDFGLKHLFAGMKSPYCKLESLRLSSCNLSDRSCKTMSSVLSFESSSLRELDLGYNNLQDSGVNLLFAGMKSPYCKLETLRLSCCNVSYRSSEALSSVLSSQYSSLKELDLSNNNKLQDSGVKLLFARMKSPYLKLEMLRLSGCNLSDRGCEVLSSVLSSRSSSVRELDLSNNSLWDSGIKLLFAGMKSPYFKLEILRSGEIEFGSTVPEGGPGSGAQTIPAPISGLQRPPAKLQAGSHGWG